A region of Bifidobacterium adolescentis ATCC 15703 DNA encodes the following proteins:
- a CDS encoding DedA family protein, translated as MNIINFFVNLIKDPRTAIASWIAMGVAPTLGFIFLIVFIETGVVFFPFLPGDSLLFAAGFFAAPDAQTGVSALPLFALLPVVWCAPVIGDQCNYWIGHFFGRRILESGKVKAMTPERIEKTEKMIEKWGPLAVFLGRFFPFIRTFMPFISGISGMRWSRFTPFSVLGGLCWSTLFTLLGYFFGGIPAVQKHFELVIIAILVLSLIPTIVGLLKAKFGKKKPAAEDTAETADAE; from the coding sequence GGCGTCGCGCCGACCCTCGGCTTTATTTTCCTTATCGTCTTCATTGAGACCGGCGTGGTGTTCTTCCCGTTCCTGCCGGGCGATTCGCTGCTGTTCGCGGCCGGCTTCTTCGCCGCCCCCGACGCACAGACCGGCGTGTCCGCACTGCCGCTGTTCGCTCTGCTGCCGGTGGTCTGGTGCGCCCCGGTCATCGGCGACCAGTGCAACTACTGGATCGGCCATTTCTTCGGCCGTCGCATCCTTGAATCCGGCAAAGTCAAGGCCATGACCCCGGAGCGCATCGAGAAAACCGAGAAGATGATTGAGAAGTGGGGCCCGCTGGCCGTGTTCCTTGGCCGTTTCTTCCCGTTCATCCGCACGTTCATGCCGTTCATTTCCGGTATTTCCGGCATGCGTTGGAGCCGTTTCACGCCGTTCTCGGTGCTCGGCGGCCTGTGCTGGTCGACGCTGTTCACGCTGCTCGGCTATTTCTTCGGTGGCATTCCGGCCGTGCAGAAGCATTTTGAATTAGTGATTATTGCGATTCTTGTGCTGTCGCTGATTCCAACGATCGTCGGCCTGCTCAAGGCCAAGTTCGGCAAGAAGAAGCCGGCTGCCGAGGACACTGCGGAAACCGCCGACGCCGAATAA
- a CDS encoding HAD family hydrolase, producing MTELNNGIQNGAQEVSKLMLKAVFWDMDGTLIDSEPYWHEGELKIAADHGGYWDEDLAWQGSGTPVPDVACRMVEHGCKLSIEEIGKGMIDYVAQKEFERIPWIDGVEDVLLSLKEAGVPSMLVTTSPRHLAENLIAQAPDGTFAGYVCGDDDVEKKPSPAPYLAAGRKLGIAPEDMKYCIAVEDSMSGLRSAAASGATTLGQTGFMRIDNSNGPQFASINGYDGITAATLDAYIRRRNA from the coding sequence ATGACCGAGCTGAACAACGGTATCCAGAACGGCGCCCAGGAAGTTTCGAAGCTGATGCTCAAAGCCGTGTTCTGGGACATGGACGGCACGCTGATCGATTCCGAACCGTATTGGCACGAAGGCGAGCTGAAAATCGCAGCCGACCACGGCGGATACTGGGATGAGGACCTCGCTTGGCAGGGTTCCGGAACGCCGGTTCCGGACGTGGCCTGCCGCATGGTGGAGCACGGCTGCAAGCTGTCGATCGAAGAAATCGGCAAGGGCATGATCGATTATGTGGCGCAGAAGGAATTCGAACGCATTCCGTGGATCGATGGCGTCGAGGACGTGCTGCTGTCGCTGAAGGAGGCGGGCGTGCCGTCGATGCTTGTCACCACATCGCCGCGTCATCTGGCGGAAAACCTGATCGCGCAGGCGCCGGACGGCACGTTCGCCGGTTACGTGTGCGGTGATGACGATGTCGAGAAGAAGCCGTCGCCCGCACCGTATCTTGCGGCGGGCCGCAAGCTTGGCATCGCGCCCGAAGACATGAAATATTGCATCGCGGTGGAGGATTCCATGTCCGGCCTGCGCTCCGCGGCCGCATCCGGTGCCACCACGCTTGGCCAGACCGGCTTCATGCGCATCGACAATTCCAACGGCCCGCAATTCGCCTCAATCAACGGCTACGACGGCATCACCGCCGCCACGCTCGACGCCTATATACGCCGCCGCAACGCCTGA